A genomic region of Pseudomonadota bacterium contains the following coding sequences:
- the rnr gene encoding ribonuclease R, whose protein sequence is MKRSKPPQRRSLSNDTFTYSQVEIVDFDEEGFPIARLVQHGRLLKNPLIQLTSTSFKGQDLTHQDRLLVRLEQKKKIITGEVIRLLEKSSQEIFGLFQAARGKHPALIFPTDRRLNESYRVSSHASKEAQSGDFVRASLYKGRPPEVRIQEIIGHASDPKLFSLMALHQFGIPHRFHQDDLKEAQKVSKQDASSPLREDLRQYPFVTIDGSDARDFDDAVWAEVDQTPGNEGGFHLIVAVADVSFYVKEGSILDQTAFERGNSVYFPDRVVPMLPEDLSNDVCSLKPNVPRNTLAVHLWINASGKLLRYKFIRALIQSSARLTYEEVQSFIDKKVPFSSSLPEKVQILIPCLYQAYRALLKARIKRGTLDFDLPERQVIFNKNHTIEKIIPKPRLESHCLIEEFMILANIAAATFLSSKKLPCMFRIHDKPSLEKIDTLKNVLKPLGFSLPHHTKITPQDLDKVLHKSESLPQQTFIHELILRSQAQAQYSPHNLGHFGLHLSHYAHFTSPIRRYADILVHRAIITALKLGEDGLSIEKGALFENIGQHLSETERRAMKAERETLERYITSYMENHINASFEACISGIHRSGIFIELKETGANGFIPHHLLPHDRYIHHEKLFMLQGRNQTFKIGDPLDVTLLEANSHTNSLLFCLTKAPRASSLKHKKKKRKRS, encoded by the coding sequence GTGAAACGTTCCAAGCCCCCTCAACGTCGCTCTCTTTCAAATGATACTTTTACGTATTCACAGGTTGAAATTGTAGATTTTGATGAAGAAGGGTTTCCTATCGCACGCCTCGTTCAACACGGCCGACTTCTCAAAAACCCGCTTATCCAGTTAACGTCAACCTCTTTTAAAGGACAAGATCTCACCCATCAAGACCGACTTCTTGTCCGTTTAGAACAAAAAAAGAAAATCATCACGGGCGAGGTAATTCGTCTTCTTGAAAAATCTTCTCAAGAAATTTTTGGCCTTTTTCAAGCAGCTCGCGGCAAACATCCCGCTCTTATTTTTCCAACTGATCGACGCTTAAATGAAAGTTACCGCGTCTCTTCTCATGCATCGAAAGAGGCTCAATCTGGCGACTTTGTCCGAGCCTCTCTTTATAAAGGCCGCCCTCCTGAAGTCCGCATCCAAGAGATTATTGGGCACGCATCTGATCCCAAACTCTTTAGTCTTATGGCTCTTCATCAATTTGGAATTCCCCATCGTTTTCATCAAGACGACCTGAAGGAAGCTCAAAAAGTCAGCAAACAAGATGCCTCTTCACCCTTGAGGGAAGATCTGCGGCAGTATCCTTTTGTAACGATTGATGGAAGCGATGCGCGCGATTTTGATGATGCTGTATGGGCAGAAGTTGACCAAACTCCCGGGAACGAAGGAGGATTTCATCTTATTGTCGCTGTCGCAGATGTTTCTTTTTATGTGAAAGAAGGAAGCATTCTTGATCAAACGGCTTTTGAAAGAGGAAACTCTGTTTATTTTCCCGATCGTGTCGTTCCCATGCTTCCAGAAGACCTTTCAAATGATGTCTGCTCTTTAAAGCCCAATGTTCCACGTAATACGCTGGCCGTTCATTTGTGGATTAATGCTTCTGGAAAGCTCCTTCGGTATAAATTTATCAGAGCACTCATTCAGTCTTCTGCGCGATTGACGTATGAAGAAGTTCAATCGTTTATTGATAAAAAAGTACCTTTTTCTTCTTCTCTGCCTGAAAAGGTTCAAATTCTTATCCCTTGTCTTTACCAAGCCTATCGGGCTCTTTTAAAAGCACGAATCAAGCGTGGAACCCTGGATTTTGACCTACCGGAACGACAAGTTATTTTTAATAAAAATCATACCATTGAGAAAATTATTCCAAAACCCCGTCTTGAAAGCCATTGTCTCATTGAAGAATTCATGATCCTTGCCAACATTGCAGCAGCAACTTTTCTTTCCTCAAAAAAACTTCCCTGCATGTTCCGTATTCACGATAAGCCTTCTTTAGAAAAAATTGATACCCTCAAAAATGTTCTGAAACCTCTTGGATTTTCACTTCCACATCATACAAAAATAACACCTCAAGATTTGGATAAAGTTCTTCATAAATCAGAATCTCTTCCGCAACAAACCTTTATCCACGAGCTTATCTTAAGATCCCAAGCCCAAGCTCAATACAGCCCTCATAACCTTGGACACTTCGGTCTTCATTTAAGCCATTATGCCCACTTTACATCTCCCATTCGCAGGTATGCTGATATTCTTGTGCACAGAGCCATCATTACAGCCTTAAAACTGGGAGAAGATGGCCTTTCAATCGAAAAAGGTGCTCTTTTTGAAAACATCGGCCAACATCTCTCTGAAACAGAAAGAAGAGCCATGAAAGCAGAACGGGAAACTTTAGAACGTTATATTACGTCCTATATGGAAAACCATATCAATGCTTCTTTTGAGGCTTGTATTTCAGGGATTCATCGTTCGGGTATTTTTATCGAGCTTAAAGAAACAGGGGCGAATGGATTTATCCCCCATCATCTTTTGCCTCATGATCGGTACATTCATCATGAAAAACTTTTTATGCTTCAAGGACGTAATCAAACTTTTAAAATTGGTGATCCTCTTGATGTAACCCTTTTAGAAGCCAATTCCCATACCAACTCTCTTCTTTTTTGTCTGACAAAAGCTCCAAGAGCCTCTTCTTTAAAACACAAAAAAAAGAAACGAAAACGCTCTTAA
- the topA gene encoding type I DNA topoisomerase: protein MKVVVVESPAKAKSIQSYLGKDYKVLASFGHIRDLPSKDGSVKPDEDFEMTWDVSSRSHKTISEIVSALKKADTLYLATDPDREGEAISWHLEEVLRHKKALPATTKRIVFHEITKKAILEAIQHPRDLDKNLIDSYLARRALDYLMGFTLSPVLWRKLPGSRSAGRVQSVALRLVTERESEIEAFTPQEYWSIEALFQTVKNVSFQARLTHLKGKKLQKLTLSKESEAQEAVDLIKKAESYAVLAIEKKKTSKHPAPPFTTSTLQQDAARKLGFSASHTMRIAQSLYEGIDLKGETVGLITYMRTDSVQLSKDAIAEARAHIDRSFGKSYLPEHSRVYTTKVRNAQEAHEAIRPTDLSKDPLLLKTFLNKDELGLYTLIWKRTLASQMVSASYDQMSIDIAPPSKEVILRATGSTLVFDGFLKVYEESTDNDDASSSEEKTEGLLPSLQEKDPLSLKTVTPSQHFTQPPPRYTEASLIKKLEDLGIGRPSTYASILQVIRERNYVRLEKKQFIPEERGRIVTAFLENYFSKYVEYTFTADLEDNLDKISEGHLFWKNLLKGFWTSLKEATEETKELRVADVLTLLNEKLKSHLFPASGNHEGEPQQCPLCAPGKLSLKLGKFGAFIGCSEYPTCRYTRPIGSMDENEEASQAGEKEGTDYPKILGIDPLTQGEISLRKGPYGFYIQLDLPEAAQEKGKKPKRVALPKNASPETFTFESAKSLLSLPRDIGKHPETKEMISAGVGRFGPFLKHQGTFTSLKKEDDVLTIGLNRAVTLLAEAALKPKKERPIRKKKSTST from the coding sequence ATGAAAGTTGTTGTTGTAGAGTCCCCCGCAAAAGCAAAGTCCATTCAAAGTTATCTTGGAAAGGACTATAAAGTTCTTGCAAGCTTTGGACATATTCGTGATCTTCCTTCAAAAGATGGATCTGTAAAACCAGATGAAGATTTTGAAATGACATGGGATGTATCTTCAAGATCCCATAAAACAATTTCTGAAATTGTCTCTGCCCTTAAAAAAGCAGACACCCTTTATCTTGCAACAGACCCAGATCGTGAAGGAGAAGCCATATCTTGGCATTTAGAAGAAGTTCTTCGTCATAAAAAAGCGCTTCCCGCCACAACCAAACGCATTGTTTTTCATGAGATTACGAAAAAAGCAATTCTTGAGGCCATTCAACATCCCCGTGATCTTGACAAAAACCTTATTGATTCCTACCTTGCACGGCGCGCTCTTGATTATTTAATGGGATTTACCCTGTCTCCCGTCTTATGGCGTAAACTTCCTGGAAGCCGTTCAGCGGGCCGGGTACAATCTGTGGCTTTGCGTCTTGTCACGGAACGTGAAAGTGAAATCGAAGCTTTTACCCCTCAAGAATATTGGTCCATTGAAGCGCTTTTTCAAACAGTAAAAAATGTCTCTTTTCAAGCCCGCTTAACGCACTTGAAGGGAAAAAAACTTCAAAAGTTAACGCTTTCAAAAGAATCAGAAGCTCAAGAAGCTGTCGACCTTATTAAAAAAGCAGAGTCTTATGCTGTCCTTGCCATTGAAAAGAAAAAAACATCCAAACATCCAGCGCCTCCCTTTACAACCTCAACACTTCAACAAGATGCAGCGCGCAAGCTTGGCTTTTCAGCATCTCACACCATGCGCATTGCCCAATCTCTTTATGAAGGGATTGATCTTAAGGGTGAAACTGTGGGCCTCATCACCTACATGAGAACAGATAGTGTTCAACTTTCTAAAGATGCCATTGCTGAGGCCCGCGCACATATTGATCGGTCTTTTGGAAAATCTTACCTTCCAGAACACTCACGTGTTTACACAACAAAAGTCAGAAATGCGCAAGAAGCCCACGAAGCGATTCGTCCAACGGATCTTTCAAAAGATCCACTTCTTCTTAAAACATTTCTCAATAAAGATGAGCTTGGCCTTTATACATTAATATGGAAACGAACACTTGCTTCTCAAATGGTGAGCGCCTCCTATGATCAAATGAGCATCGATATAGCGCCTCCTTCAAAAGAAGTCATTCTTCGCGCAACAGGATCGACTCTTGTTTTTGATGGATTTTTAAAAGTATACGAAGAAAGCACGGATAATGATGATGCTTCCTCTTCTGAGGAAAAAACAGAAGGACTTCTTCCATCTCTTCAAGAAAAAGATCCTCTTTCTCTTAAAACCGTAACGCCTTCTCAGCATTTTACGCAACCGCCGCCCCGTTATACAGAAGCGAGTCTTATCAAAAAATTAGAAGATCTTGGCATTGGAAGGCCCTCAACCTATGCGTCAATTCTTCAGGTGATCCGAGAAAGAAACTATGTCCGTCTTGAAAAAAAACAATTTATCCCAGAAGAACGCGGACGAATCGTAACAGCTTTTCTTGAAAACTATTTTTCAAAATATGTTGAGTATACCTTTACGGCGGATCTTGAAGATAATTTAGATAAAATTTCAGAAGGACACCTTTTCTGGAAAAATCTTCTCAAAGGGTTTTGGACTTCCTTGAAAGAAGCCACGGAAGAAACAAAAGAACTTCGCGTTGCGGATGTTCTCACACTTCTGAACGAGAAACTTAAAAGTCATCTTTTCCCGGCATCAGGAAATCATGAGGGTGAACCTCAGCAATGCCCTCTTTGTGCTCCTGGGAAGCTTTCCCTAAAGCTTGGAAAATTTGGAGCTTTTATAGGATGCTCAGAATATCCAACGTGTCGCTATACGCGGCCCATAGGATCAATGGACGAAAATGAAGAGGCATCCCAAGCCGGAGAAAAGGAAGGAACTGATTATCCAAAAATACTTGGTATTGATCCCCTGACTCAAGGAGAAATTTCACTTCGAAAAGGTCCATATGGTTTTTATATTCAATTGGATCTGCCAGAGGCAGCCCAAGAAAAAGGCAAAAAGCCTAAGAGAGTTGCGCTTCCTAAAAATGCGTCTCCAGAAACTTTTACGTTTGAAAGTGCAAAATCTCTTCTCAGTTTGCCGCGCGATATTGGAAAGCACCCAGAAACAAAAGAAATGATTTCTGCTGGTGTTGGAAGATTTGGGCCTTTTTTAAAACATCAAGGAACATTTACATCGCTTAAAAAGGAAGATGATGTCTTAACCATTGGGTTAAATCGTGCTGTAACCCTTTTAGCAGAAGCGGCCTTAAAACCCAAAAAAGAGCGCCCCATACGAAAGAAAAAATCAACCTCAACGTGA